The Hominilimicola fabiformis genome window below encodes:
- a CDS encoding HK97 gp10 family phage protein, which produces MARNIDVFGFDELEKAMKQCEKNYPSQADAFLMAEGRAVNKRTKSLTPVRTKKLRNSWRTKKVKLYKGGKVRVVRVQSTAPHAHLIELGHKIVSGGRTRERGRKLNRVQRSARGIKSGGYVQGDFMLEKSMSEAQAKFNSGAEKLLDKITKDIQM; this is translated from the coding sequence TTGACGAACTTGAAAAAGCTATGAAGCAATGCGAGAAGAATTATCCGAGTCAGGCAGACGCATTCCTTATGGCAGAAGGACGTGCCGTAAATAAGAGAACAAAATCACTTACACCGGTAAGGACAAAGAAACTCCGAAACTCATGGAGAACGAAAAAAGTAAAACTGTATAAGGGCGGTAAAGTGAGAGTAGTGAGAGTTCAGTCAACAGCACCGCATGCTCATCTTATTGAACTCGGTCATAAGATTGTAAGTGGCGGCAGAACTCGGGAAAGAGGCAGAAAACTTAATCGTGTACAGCGTTCTGCAAGAGGCATTAAATCCGGCGGATATGTACAAGGTGATTTTATGCTTGAAAAATCAATGTCGGAGGCACAGGCAAAATTCAACTCGGGTGCAGAAAAACTGCTTGATAAGATAACAAAGGATATACAAATGTAG
- a CDS encoding phage tail terminator family protein, with protein sequence MITEKDIQTRTAEILMNAGFNVVASEVDEGFLKPAVFVSAYPSDVQPQCCGGALEELTVSVELKYISALETVEDCIGAYSRIKELFCTRLSILWTDI encoded by the coding sequence ATGATTACAGAAAAAGATATACAGACACGAACTGCGGAAATCCTTATGAATGCCGGATTTAACGTGGTTGCCTCAGAAGTAGATGAGGGATTTTTAAAACCGGCAGTGTTTGTTTCTGCGTATCCTTCAGATGTACAGCCTCAGTGCTGCGGCGGTGCACTTGAGGAACTTACTGTTTCGGTAGAATTAAAATATATATCGGCTCTTGAAACTGTGGAGGACTGTATAGGTGCTTACAGCAGGATTAAAGAGCTTTTTTGTACCCGACTTTCGATATTATGGACAGACATCTGA
- a CDS encoding phage tail sheath subtilisin-like domain-containing protein: MGLPEILIEFKTKAQTAVTRSQNGIVAVILEDSTKVGDENLSYTYNYEADIVKSDWTTTNLDYLNKIFLGKPKRVLVERAETGEDFKKSYNAALARLRNKSWNWLTFPGLEPHKDLTEELQNWIIAQRAAKKTFKAVLPCSAANNEGIVNFSSSGIKVGAKTYSAYEYCARIAGLLAGLSMTESATYQVLSEIDSITESLTPNEDIDEGKFILINDGEKVKVARGVNSLHILSGDKTEDMKKIKIIEGMDLMRDDIRSAFENNYIGINNSYDNKVMFVAAINQYFDGLVREGVLYGDAENTADIDVNAQRDWLAQKYDISEYSDEQIRKAKTGSYVFVTADITFCDAIEDLKFSINME, translated from the coding sequence ATGGGATTACCTGAAATTTTGATTGAATTTAAGACGAAGGCACAGACTGCGGTAACACGAAGTCAGAACGGAATTGTAGCGGTTATTCTTGAAGATTCAACCAAAGTCGGAGATGAAAATTTAAGTTATACATATAACTATGAAGCCGATATTGTGAAATCAGACTGGACAACGACAAATCTTGACTACTTGAATAAAATATTTCTCGGCAAACCGAAACGAGTGCTTGTGGAAAGAGCGGAAACAGGCGAGGACTTCAAAAAGTCATATAACGCCGCCTTGGCACGCCTTAGAAATAAGTCGTGGAACTGGCTGACGTTTCCGGGATTGGAACCGCATAAAGATTTGACGGAAGAACTGCAGAATTGGATTATAGCACAGAGAGCGGCAAAAAAGACATTCAAAGCGGTTTTGCCTTGTTCTGCCGCAAATAATGAGGGCATTGTTAACTTTTCCTCGAGCGGTATCAAAGTAGGAGCAAAGACATATTCGGCATATGAATATTGTGCAAGAATTGCAGGCTTGCTTGCCGGACTGTCAATGACAGAGAGCGCGACATATCAAGTTCTTTCGGAAATTGACTCTATAACGGAGAGCCTTACTCCCAATGAAGATATAGACGAAGGTAAGTTTATACTCATCAATGACGGCGAAAAAGTAAAAGTCGCACGAGGTGTAAATTCGCTACACATCTTAAGCGGTGATAAGACCGAAGATATGAAGAAAATCAAAATTATTGAGGGTATGGACTTAATGCGTGACGATATTCGTTCTGCATTTGAGAATAACTATATCGGAATTAATAACAGCTATGACAATAAGGTTATGTTTGTAGCTGCTATTAATCAGTATTTTGACGGACTTGTAAGAGAAGGCGTACTGTACGGCGATGCGGAAAATACAGCGGATATAGATGTTAATGCACAGCGTGACTGGCTTGCACAAAAATATGATATATCCGAGTACAGTGATGAACAGATTCGTAAGGCAAAGACGGGCAGTTATGTCTTTGTAACGGCGGATATAACATTCTGTGATGCAATAGAGGATTTGAAATTTTCTATAAATATGGAGTAA
- a CDS encoding phage tail tube protein, whose amino-acid sequence MAGERKLPAVGKVISGTHGYFWWNNSICYEITSFEAKIKTNRETINFSGQMWDDSKLMGVSGTWTAKIKKIYSRGKTYAEKLSAGIDERLSLISKLEDPDNGGTERVQLMSCWLDELTLQAFENGKITEDEFSGGFVGFKYLDTIADPCV is encoded by the coding sequence ATGGCAGGAGAAAGAAAGCTTCCCGCTGTCGGAAAAGTAATCAGCGGTACGCACGGCTATTTTTGGTGGAACAACAGTATTTGTTATGAAATAACTTCATTTGAAGCAAAAATCAAAACAAACCGTGAAACGATAAACTTTTCGGGGCAAATGTGGGACGACAGTAAACTGATGGGTGTGTCCGGTACTTGGACAGCGAAAATAAAAAAGATTTATTCAAGAGGCAAAACGTATGCGGAGAAACTTTCGGCGGGTATTGATGAGCGATTGTCGCTTATATCAAAATTGGAGGACCCCGATAACGGCGGTACAGAAAGAGTACAGCTTATGTCATGCTGGCTTGATGAACTTACACTTCAGGCATTTGAGAACGGAAAAATTACCGAAGATGAATTTTCGGGCGGATTTGTCGGATTTAAGTATCTTGATACAATCGCTGACCCGTGTGTATAA
- a CDS encoding phage tail assembly chaperone, translating to MNKATKLTLAELLRRKEQMIASKKIKKTMDLYIKSIDSVITIEEPDGALCRDANDMEAGEGDKYMCYECIKEPDIKSKEVQDAFGCAVPMDIVEIIFAPGEIPQIAIECMKLAGYMGGVEAVKN from the coding sequence ATGAATAAGGCTACAAAATTAACATTAGCAGAACTTTTACGACGTAAGGAGCAGATGATTGCGTCAAAGAAAATTAAAAAGACAATGGATTTATATATTAAGTCCATTGATTCGGTTATAACGATTGAAGAACCGGACGGAGCACTTTGCCGTGATGCAAATGATATGGAGGCAGGCGAGGGTGATAAATATATGTGCTATGAATGTATCAAAGAACCTGACATTAAGTCGAAGGAAGTACAGGACGCATTCGGCTGTGCAGTACCTATGGATATTGTTGAAATTATATTTGCACCGGGCGAAATACCGCAGATTGCGATTGAGTGTATGAAACTTGCCGGATATATGGGCGGTGTGGAAGCCGTAAAAAACTAA
- a CDS encoding phage tail tape measure protein — translation MARNIGATLSLNNGNFFVNMKSAVNASNNLRNSLNGTTSGMKNFGNQSSGVGGVITSLASKAAVAVGAFVGVRQAIDFGKDVVNTGREFEQGMANVSAISGATGAELTALSEKAKEMGAKTKFSAIEASEAMSYMGMAGWNSSQMIDGIAGIMNLAAASGEELAGVSDIVTDALTAFGLNASDSGEFADVLAVAASKSNTNVSLLGESFKNVAATAGAMGYSMKDTTTALGLMANAGVKGSDAGTSLRGVMTRLAKPTKEVDAAMSALGISAVNTDGSMKPLSVLIPELQTRFSTLTDAQKGQYATMIAGKNALSGFLSIVNASPGDFYSLSDAINNSEGAALKMADTMNDTVSGKLTLLKSQFEGVKIAIFDALGSSQFKGVLQSMSDGLGALTPAISYVTVAIGNGLFSAIQTIYNTASTVFNAVKNAIQNNQPAIERLHNAFDNVRNSIVNAFSGNGTELIQTLANVVVPNLCNSLVAVMNIASGVISAASTLSPVIAGIAGAVTAYKIAVAAANVVEGIRNGLIAFSAVMTGTQAAAFAPLTTATIAQIAATQALNVVTGVFGAIMTFVTSPIGLVVIAIGAVIAVGVLLFKHWDKVKETAKNLWNGIKNVFNGIKDTVSNAWGKVKETAANVWDGIKNTVSTKLNNIKNSYQEHGGGIKGAVAGTMTAIKEYYKTGYDAINSLTGGKLGQVVESVKTKLSPILNTVKEKLSGIKDVFGSAFSKAFEFVRNSYNEGALKPIVDKCISAFNGIKTKISEKFNGIKETVGEKLSSIGDAANGIKSKIAEKFTSVKTAVTEKFAEIKTSVSTALAPVKNVISEIVNDVKATVGKVIDGIKNQVSDTVLNIQTVISNIIGGIKQNFQMFFDNIKSVFENIKTAVSGIFEGIKTTISGVFQVIVGIFTLNTETIKNGVQNVISGITLIIDGAKNVIINIWNMITLSAGLAFDNIKTVVTNVTEGIKTVIDSIRTTFQNVFNSVKNTVSGVFNSIKSTISNVWNGIKGIIKTPHIVQTGTISIAGINTPIPKLGIQWYAKGGIMTRPTMFGMNGGFPMVGGESGAEAILPLDRFWNTLQNYMKPVSANEKPSIINQINVTVYSNGEDDDTLANKVAKRIVEVLENM, via the coding sequence TTGGCTCGTAATATAGGTGCAACTTTAAGCCTTAATAACGGTAATTTTTTCGTCAATATGAAGTCCGCTGTCAATGCGAGCAATAACCTTAGAAACAGTTTAAACGGTACAACGTCGGGAATGAAAAACTTCGGAAATCAGTCTTCCGGAGTAGGCGGGGTTATAACCTCGTTGGCATCTAAGGCGGCAGTAGCCGTAGGAGCGTTTGTCGGTGTACGTCAAGCGATAGACTTCGGCAAAGATGTAGTGAATACCGGCAGAGAGTTTGAACAGGGAATGGCAAACGTATCCGCAATCTCGGGAGCAACAGGTGCAGAACTGACTGCACTTTCCGAGAAAGCAAAGGAAATGGGTGCTAAAACCAAATTTTCTGCAATAGAAGCGTCAGAGGCTATGTCATATATGGGTATGGCTGGCTGGAATTCGTCGCAGATGATTGACGGTATTGCGGGAATAATGAACCTTGCCGCTGCGAGCGGTGAGGAATTAGCCGGTGTATCTGATATTGTAACCGATGCCTTGACCGCTTTCGGACTGAACGCAAGTGACAGCGGTGAGTTCGCTGATGTTTTGGCGGTTGCAGCGTCAAAGTCAAATACAAATGTATCTTTGCTCGGCGAGTCCTTTAAAAATGTTGCGGCAACTGCAGGTGCAATGGGATATTCAATGAAAGATACCACCACGGCGCTCGGTCTGATGGCAAATGCCGGAGTTAAAGGTTCGGACGCAGGTACTTCTCTGAGAGGTGTTATGACAAGGTTGGCGAAACCTACCAAAGAAGTAGATGCGGCTATGTCGGCTTTGGGGATTTCTGCAGTAAATACGGACGGCAGTATGAAACCTTTATCTGTGCTTATTCCCGAACTTCAGACACGCTTCTCAACACTTACCGATGCTCAAAAAGGTCAGTATGCAACAATGATTGCCGGAAAAAATGCACTGTCGGGATTTCTGTCAATCGTGAATGCAAGTCCTGGTGATTTTTACTCATTGTCTGACGCTATAAATAATTCGGAAGGTGCGGCTTTAAAAATGGCTGACACTATGAATGACACGGTAAGCGGTAAACTCACACTGTTAAAGTCGCAGTTCGAGGGTGTGAAAATTGCGATATTTGATGCACTCGGTTCATCGCAGTTTAAAGGCGTTCTTCAGTCTATGTCTGACGGACTCGGTGCATTAACTCCCGCTATTTCTTATGTTACTGTTGCAATAGGAAACGGATTATTTTCTGCAATTCAGACAATTTATAATACTGCAAGCACGGTATTTAACGCTGTAAAGAATGCAATTCAAAATAATCAGCCGGCAATAGAACGACTTCATAATGCGTTTGATAATGTCAGGAACAGCATTGTAAACGCATTCAGCGGAAACGGTACTGAATTAATTCAGACACTTGCAAATGTAGTAGTACCGAATTTGTGCAATTCACTTGTGGCAGTGATGAATATTGCTTCGGGTGTAATATCCGCTGCAAGCACACTTTCACCTGTGATTGCCGGAATTGCCGGAGCGGTAACCGCATATAAAATTGCTGTTGCGGCTGCAAATGTAGTCGAAGGGATAAGAAACGGACTAATTGCATTTTCTGCTGTCATGACAGGAACGCAGGCGGCTGCTTTTGCACCGCTTACAACTGCGACTATCGCTCAAATTGCCGCAACTCAGGCACTTAATGTGGTGACGGGAGTGTTCGGTGCAATAATGACGTTTGTCACATCACCGATAGGTCTTGTTGTTATTGCTATCGGTGCGGTTATTGCGGTGGGTGTTCTGCTCTTTAAACATTGGGACAAGGTAAAGGAAACAGCAAAAAATCTCTGGAACGGTATAAAGAATGTGTTCAACGGGATAAAAGATACAGTTTCAAATGCTTGGGGTAAAGTCAAGGAAACTGCAGCAAATGTTTGGGACGGTATTAAAAATACGGTATCAACAAAACTGAATAACATCAAGAATTCCTATCAGGAACACGGCGGAGGAATAAAAGGTGCAGTCGCCGGTACTATGACAGCAATAAAAGAATATTACAAGACCGGCTATGATGCAATAAACTCTCTTACAGGCGGAAAACTCGGACAGGTTGTCGAGAGTGTAAAAACAAAACTTTCTCCTATACTGAATACTGTCAAAGAAAAATTATCAGGCATAAAAGATGTATTTGGCAGTGCCTTTTCAAAAGCCTTTGAATTTGTGAGAAATTCATATAATGAAGGTGCTTTGAAACCGATAGTGGATAAATGCATAAGTGCATTTAACGGAATAAAGACAAAAATCAGTGAGAAGTTTAACGGGATTAAAGAAACTGTCGGAGAAAAGTTATCGTCAATCGGTGATGCCGCAAACGGAATAAAAAGCAAAATCGCAGAGAAATTTACTTCGGTAAAAACCGCAGTCACTGAAAAATTTGCAGAAATAAAAACTTCGGTAAGTACAGCACTTGCTCCGGTTAAGAATGTAATTTCCGAGATTGTAAATGACGTCAAAGCAACTGTCGGAAAAGTTATTGACGGCATTAAAAATCAAGTATCCGATACCGTCTTAAATATACAAACGGTAATATCAAATATTATAGGCGGAATAAAGCAGAATTTTCAAATGTTCTTTGATAACATAAAATCTGTTTTTGAAAATATAAAAACGGCAGTGTCAGGAATATTTGAAGGCATTAAAACAACAATATCCGGTGTGTTCCAAGTCATAGTCGGTATATTTACATTGAATACCGAAACTATAAAAAACGGTGTGCAGAATGTGATAAGCGGTATTACGTTAATAATTGACGGTGCGAAGAATGTTATAATAAATATTTGGAATATGATAACATTATCCGCAGGACTTGCTTTTGACAATATAAAGACGGTTGTAACGAATGTTACAGAAGGAATTAAAACAGTAATAGACAGCATACGAACAACATTTCAGAATGTGTTTAATTCAGTCAAAAACACAGTGTCAGGCGTCTTTAATTCAATAAAGAGTACAATAAGCAATGTATGGAACGGGATAAAAGGTATTATTAAAACTCCGCATATTGTGCAGACGGGAACTATCAGTATTGCCGGTATCAATACACCGATACCGAAACTCGGCATACAATGGTACGCAAAAGGCGGTATTATGACACGTCCTACAATGTTCGGTATGAACGGCGGTTTCCCTATGGTTGGAGGTGAATCCGGAGCAGAGGCAATTCTTCCGCTCGACAGATTTTGGAACACACTGCAGAACTATATGAAACCGGTGTCTGCGAATGAGAAACCAAGCATAATAAACCAGATAAATGTTACTGTGTATTCAAACGGCGAAGATGATGATACTTTGGCAAACAAGGTGGCAAAAAGAATTGTTGAAGTGTTGGAGAATATGTGA
- a CDS encoding CHAP domain-containing protein: protein MSSGFDVAERARKEMQEIGGKCGNNNKYTHWYSDNVENIGYNFWWCAAFVSYVVRQCGVPTSIVPNYSYCPNCIDWARKNGRLHSKHQVTNGTYTPHAGDIFLREGHTGIIVSVSGNSFTTVEGNTGGTSNCRTVGSHTWSFAGGNYDYVFNPEYSDKSNGTSSSGSMESYMYSENSYGGEKEPTAVWNNRVKENIHPAMQNLTPITPTDELRMYANDTDITEMIGNLSWKNSIYELATTMSFDIAKSDATYLKDLMYTPQVGDIIRMVTNAEIFRGVITKADDGDKNSNKYTIADLGWYLNKTSQTYQFKNISAANAIKEICNDLSISIVMLPELTANIKQIYFDKTVSDILKDILEKCGGNYNFDFVPEGLRIYKIGDLTAYPEFQVASNVRQGYSIDYRGNVSHSTSIEDMYNSIKITSEKDNVYKELMVLQNRDLIDKYGFLQKIVKIDTEKENADTVAKRELNENSKVNETFSFEIVEKYDRYTRAGEVISVDGVKYAIESTSHSYKDGWHFDKLELSKLE, encoded by the coding sequence ATGTCATCGGGATTTGATGTTGCGGAACGTGCAAGAAAAGAAATGCAGGAAATAGGGGGCAAGTGCGGAAATAACAATAAATATACTCATTGGTATTCCGACAATGTTGAAAATATAGGATATAACTTTTGGTGGTGTGCGGCGTTTGTAAGCTATGTTGTAAGACAGTGCGGTGTTCCGACAAGTATAGTTCCTAATTACTCATACTGCCCTAACTGTATTGATTGGGCACGAAAAAACGGCAGACTTCATTCAAAACATCAAGTTACAAATGGTACATATACACCTCACGCAGGAGATATATTTCTGCGTGAGGGACATACCGGAATAATTGTTTCCGTAAGCGGTAACAGTTTTACTACTGTTGAAGGTAATACAGGAGGGACAAGCAACTGCAGAACTGTGGGAAGTCATACATGGAGCTTTGCAGGCGGTAATTATGATTATGTGTTTAATCCGGAATACTCCGATAAGTCAAACGGAACATCATCTTCCGGAAGTATGGAAAGCTATATGTATTCGGAAAATTCATACGGCGGAGAAAAAGAACCTACAGCTGTATGGAATAACAGAGTTAAGGAAAACATTCATCCTGCAATGCAGAACCTTACTCCTATTACGCCGACTGATGAACTGAGAATGTATGCGAATGATACCGATATAACCGAAATGATAGGAAATTTGTCGTGGAAAAACAGTATATATGAACTTGCAACTACAATGTCTTTTGATATAGCGAAAAGTGACGCAACATACCTGAAAGATTTGATGTACACACCGCAAGTCGGCGATATTATCAGAATGGTAACCAATGCAGAGATTTTTCGGGGAGTAATAACTAAGGCAGATGACGGTGACAAGAACAGTAATAAGTATACTATTGCTGACCTTGGATGGTATCTTAATAAAACAAGTCAGACATATCAGTTTAAAAATATTTCGGCAGCCAATGCAATTAAAGAAATTTGTAATGACTTGTCTATATCTATTGTCATGCTGCCGGAATTGACTGCAAATATAAAGCAGATATATTTTGATAAAACAGTATCGGATATACTCAAAGATATTCTTGAAAAGTGCGGCGGGAATTATAACTTTGATTTTGTGCCGGAAGGATTGAGAATATACAAAATCGGAGATTTGACAGCTTATCCCGAATTTCAGGTGGCGAGTAATGTAAGACAGGGATATTCGATTGATTACAGAGGCAATGTAAGCCATAGCACGTCTATTGAGGATATGTACAACTCTATTAAAATAACATCTGAAAAGGATAATGTGTATAAGGAATTGATGGTGTTGCAGAACCGTGACCTTATTGATAAATATGGCTTTTTGCAGAAAATTGTTAAGATAGATACCGAAAAAGAAAATGCCGATACAGTTGCAAAACGTGAGCTCAACGAAAATTCAAAGGTGAATGAAACTTTTTCGTTTGAAATAGTAGAGAAATATGACAGATATACCAGAGCCGGAGAAGTTATATCGGTAGACGGTGTGAAGTATGCAATCGAAAGCACAAGTCACAGTTATAAAGACGGCTGGCATTTTGATAAACTGGAGTTGAGTAAACTTGAATGA